The following coding sequences are from one Hippopotamus amphibius kiboko isolate mHipAmp2 chromosome 9, mHipAmp2.hap2, whole genome shotgun sequence window:
- the GPC2 gene encoding glypican-2, whose product MYALRSLLLLLLPLCPGPGPGPGIEAKVTRSCTETRQILGARGYSLSLLPPALISGEHLRICPQEYTCCSSEIEQRLTWETEATFRGLVEESGSFLVHTLAARHRKFDEVFREMLTSAEHSLSLLFHRSFGRLYAQHTPLFSGLFSRLRDYYERSGEGLDDALVDFWAQLLEKMFPLLHPQYIFSPDYLFCLTRLASSADDSLKPFGDSPRRLRLQITQALVAARAFIQGLETGRDVVSETLKMPLSEGCKWAVMRLTGCPLCQGVPSLPPCRGFCLNVAHGCIGSQGLDPDWGAYLDGLLFLAEKIQGPFSFELAAQSIGVKISEGLMHLQENSVGVSAQVFQECGSPQPAPARARRAPAPREEVGRLWSAAAAEEERPTTAAGGSLPRLVWELRERLGRVRGFWAGLPLTVCGDPRIAADLSQEAAPCWTGVGRGRYLSPVVGGSLAGQIDNPELDAEASSPDLQTRRRRLQLRAATTRMKAAALGRDLELEDWEDASGSGEGQHYADDWMAGAAAVAPPARHPRPPRRDGTGGKGGGVIIRHSQDRNRTGGTSVGFHTQPFLILFLSALALLGPR is encoded by the exons ATGTATGCGCTGCGatctcttctgcttctgctgtTGCCTCTGTGTCCCGGTCCTGGTCCTGGACCCGGTATTGAGGCAAAGGTCACCCGGAGTTGCACTGAGACCCGACAGATCCTGGGGGCCCGGGGATATAGCTTAAGCCTACTCCCTCCCGCCCTGATCTCAg GTGAGCACCTCCGGATCTGTCCCCAGGAGTACACTTGCTGTTCCAGTGAGATAGAGCAGAGGCTGACTTGGGAGACTGAGGCCACCTTCCGAGGCCTGGTGGAGGAGAGCGGTTCCTTCTTGGTTCACACACTGGCTGCCCGGCACAGAAAATTTGATG AGGTTTTTCGGGAGATGCTCACATCAGCTGAGCACTCCCTGTCCCTGCTCTTTCATCGCTCCTTTGGCCGCTTGTATGCCCAGCACACCCCCTTGTTCAGTGGCCTGTTCTCTCGGCTACGGGACTACTATGAGAGGTCCGGTGAGGGGTTAGATGATGCCTTGGTGGATTTCTGGGCTCAGCTCCTGGAGAAAATGTTCCCCCTGCTGCACCCACAGTACATCTTCTCCCCCGACTACCTGTTCTGCCTCACACGCCTGGCCTCTTCTGCTGATGACTCTCTGAAGCCTTTCGGGGACTCACCCCGCCGCCTCCGCCTACAG ataACCCAGGCCCTGGTGGCTGCCCGGGCCTTTATCCAGGGCCTGGAGACTGGAAGAGATGTGGTCAGCGAAACGCTTAAG ATGCCGCTGTCCGAAGGCTGCAAGTGGGCTGTGATGCGTCTGACAGGCTGCCCCCTTTGTCAGGGGGTTCCCTCGCTGCCACCCTGCCGGGGCTTCTGCCTCAACGTGGCCCATGGCTGTATCGGCAGCCAGGGACTGGATCCTGACTGGGGGGCCTATCTGG ATGGTCTCCTGTTCCTGGCTGAGAAGATCCAGGGCCCCTTTTCCTTTGAGCTAGCAGCGCAGTCCATTGGGGTGAAGATCTCAGAGGGTCTGATGCATCTACAGGAAAACAGTGTGGGGGTGTCAGCCCAG GTGTTCCAGGAATGCGGGAGCCCCCAACCGGCGCCTGCCCGCGCGCGCCGCGCCCCAGCCCCCCGGGAGGAGGTGGGCCGGCTCTGGTCCGCTGCTGCGGCGGAGGAGGAGCGGCCCACGACGGCTGCGGGCGGCAGCCTGCCCCGGCTG GTGTGGGAGCTCCGCGAGCGGCTGGGCCGGGTGAGGGGCTTCTGGGCCGGGCTGCCCCTGACTGTGTGCGGGGACCCCCGCATAGCGGCGGACCTCTCTCAGGAGGCGGCGCCCTGCTGGACCGGAGTTGGGCGGGGCCG GTACCTGTCGCCCGTGGTCGGGGGCTCCCTGGCCGGGCAGATCGACAACCCAGAGCTGGATGCGGAAGCCTCGAGCCCCGACCTCCAGACGCGGAGGCGGCGGCTGCAGCTCCGGGCGGCCACGACCAGGATGAAGGCGGCCGCCCTGGGACGCGACCTGGAGCTGGAGGACTGGG AGGACGCTAGCGGCTCTGGAGAGGGACAGCACTATGCAGATGACTGGATGGCTGGGGCAGCAGCTGTGGCCCCCCCAGCCCGGCATCCTCGCCCTCCTCGAAGGGATGGTACTGGGGGCAAAGGAGGAGGTGTCATTATCCGCCACAGCCAGGACAGGAACAGGACTGGAGGGACGTCTGTCGGTTTTCACACCCAACCCTTCCTCATTCTCTTCCTCTCAGCCCTGGCCCTCCTTGGACCTCGATAA